Proteins encoded by one window of Methanomicrobiales archaeon:
- a CDS encoding protein-L-isoaspartate(D-aspartate) O-methyltransferase, whose product MAGDDPYRQERERMVASQIEARGVRDPRVLEAMRTVPRHLFVPAGFVDAAYQDRPLPIGEGQTISQPYIVARMTELLEVQPTDRVLEIGAGSGYQAAILGCLVERVITVERIAKVAEMARRNLERLGIRNAVVVVGDGTLGYPAEQPYDAIIVTAATPEVPGPLLEQLAEGGRLVAPVGGRDYQELLKVVKRDGRLLRESHGAVMFVPLIGEFGWERDYL is encoded by the coding sequence GTGGCGGGAGACGATCCGTACCGGCAGGAGCGGGAGAGGATGGTGGCATCCCAGATCGAGGCGCGGGGGGTCAGGGACCCGCGGGTGCTCGAGGCGATGCGCACCGTCCCGCGCCACCTCTTCGTCCCCGCCGGCTTCGTGGATGCCGCCTACCAGGACAGGCCGCTCCCCATCGGGGAGGGCCAGACGATCTCCCAGCCCTACATCGTGGCGCGCATGACCGAGCTCCTGGAGGTGCAGCCCACGGATCGCGTCCTCGAGATCGGGGCGGGCAGCGGCTACCAGGCGGCGATCCTCGGCTGCCTCGTCGAGCGCGTGATCACGGTCGAGCGGATCGCGAAGGTGGCGGAGATGGCCCGCCGCAACCTCGAACGGCTCGGCATCCGCAACGCCGTCGTGGTCGTGGGCGACGGCACCCTGGGCTACCCCGCGGAGCAGCCGTACGACGCCATCATCGTCACCGCCGCCACGCCCGAGGTCCCGGGACCCCTCCTCGAGCAGCTGGCGGAGGGCGGGCGGCTGGTCGCGCCGGTGGGGGGGAGGGACTACCAGGAGCTCCTGAAGGTGGTGAAAAGGGACGGCAGGCTGCTGCGGGAGAGCCACGGTGCCGTGATGTTTGTCCCGCTGATCGGCGAGTTCGGCTGGGAGCGGGATTACCTATGA
- a CDS encoding phosphopentomutase/phosphoglucosamine mutase — translation MLFGSSGIRREYDFGLAELAVRVGSALARGRERIVVGRDTRTSGPVLASAAIGGILSSGASVGDAGIAPTPAIAFAARNADAGCMITASHNPEPYNGLKLLNPDGSSFGQSQQEEMERLLSGQHLQGWDGQGSLHPLDAITPYRDAILGAASLAREITAVLDCGNGAGSVVTPHLLGDAGVAVRSLNCNPSGRFARPSEPLEQHLPYLGGMVRRLGADCAVVHDGDADRMMAFDNRGRYIDGDRMLMLFAGYLECRRVVTTVDASMAIEDLAEVRRTPVGDTYVSEELRRWGEFGGEPSGAWIFPGHSYCPDGPYAAALFCEIASERDVAAEIDSMPRYPILRDSFRCPAPADVLRALGAEKPTDGIRLEEEGGWLLIRASGTEPKVRLTAEGTTAEKARDLLQKGKKLLKSAKSS, via the coding sequence ATGCTCTTCGGCTCATCCGGAATCCGGCGGGAGTACGACTTCGGGCTGGCCGAATTGGCGGTCCGCGTGGGCTCGGCGCTAGCCCGGGGGCGGGAGCGGATCGTGGTGGGGCGGGATACGCGCACCAGCGGTCCGGTCCTCGCCAGCGCGGCGATCGGCGGCATCCTCTCCTCGGGGGCATCGGTGGGGGACGCCGGCATCGCGCCGACACCGGCGATCGCCTTCGCGGCGCGGAACGCGGATGCAGGCTGCATGATCACCGCCTCCCACAACCCGGAGCCCTACAACGGGCTGAAGCTCCTGAACCCGGACGGCTCCTCCTTCGGGCAGAGCCAGCAGGAGGAGATGGAGCGGCTGCTCTCCGGGCAGCACCTGCAGGGCTGGGACGGGCAGGGGAGCCTGCACCCCCTGGACGCGATCACGCCCTACCGGGACGCCATCCTCGGGGCCGCCTCCCTCGCGCGGGAGATCACGGCGGTGCTGGACTGCGGCAACGGGGCCGGCAGCGTGGTCACGCCGCATCTGCTGGGGGACGCCGGGGTCGCCGTCCGCAGCCTGAACTGCAACCCGAGCGGGCGGTTCGCCCGCCCCTCCGAACCCCTCGAGCAGCACCTGCCCTACCTAGGCGGCATGGTGCGGAGGCTGGGGGCCGACTGCGCCGTGGTGCACGACGGGGATGCCGACCGCATGATGGCCTTCGACAACCGCGGGCGCTACATCGACGGTGACCGCATGCTCATGCTCTTCGCGGGCTACCTGGAGTGCCGCCGCGTTGTGACCACGGTCGACGCCTCCATGGCGATCGAGGATCTCGCCGAGGTCCGCCGCACCCCGGTCGGCGACACCTACGTCTCCGAGGAGCTGCGGCGCTGGGGCGAGTTCGGCGGGGAGCCTTCGGGCGCCTGGATATTTCCCGGGCACTCCTACTGCCCCGACGGCCCCTACGCGGCGGCGCTCTTCTGCGAGATCGCATCCGAACGGGACGTCGCCGCGGAGATCGACAGCATGCCCCGCTACCCGATCCTCCGGGACTCCTTCCGCTGCCCCGCGCCGGCGGACGTGCTCCGCGCCCTGGGCGCCGAGAAGCCCACCGACGGCATCCGGCTGGAGGAGGAGGGGGGATGGCTCCTGAT
- a CDS encoding SufD family Fe-S cluster assembly protein, whose protein sequence is MPADAVGERLPLTEEDRRRLEQTGLDISMESRCGSYFQLDQEILQTTCENEGIEMIPLAAALKKYDWLQDYYFRAVPRDRDKYTELVAKQETPQGLVVIASAGAKTILPLQACLLLSKSPVQTVHNIVIAREGAEIHLISGCASSTQAVYGSHLGVTEFYVGKGARVTSTMIHNWAKNISVFPRSAAIVQENGSFTSNYVCMQPVRTIQMYPAASLEGENASGRFNSLVIAAPGSRLDLGSRAVLAARGTSADLITRAITTGGTIISRGHILGSVEGSRGHLECKGLILKDGRIHAIPEIEGLVVGTDLSHEASVGKIAQEDIEYLMARGLTEEEATATIIRGFLDVKISGLPDLLQKQIDAAIDAAEAGF, encoded by the coding sequence ATGCCAGCAGATGCTGTAGGGGAGAGGCTGCCCCTCACGGAGGAGGACAGAAGACGGCTGGAGCAGACGGGGCTCGATATCTCGATGGAGAGCCGCTGCGGAAGTTACTTCCAGCTGGATCAGGAGATCCTGCAGACGACCTGCGAGAACGAGGGGATCGAGATGATCCCCCTTGCGGCGGCCCTGAAGAAGTACGACTGGCTGCAGGACTACTACTTCAGGGCGGTGCCGCGCGACAGGGACAAGTACACCGAACTCGTGGCAAAGCAGGAGACCCCGCAGGGTCTCGTGGTGATTGCCAGTGCCGGGGCGAAGACCATCCTCCCCCTCCAGGCCTGCCTGCTCCTCTCGAAGTCCCCGGTGCAGACCGTCCACAACATCGTCATCGCCCGCGAAGGGGCCGAGATCCACCTCATCTCAGGGTGTGCGAGCTCGACGCAGGCGGTGTACGGCTCCCACCTGGGTGTGACCGAGTTCTACGTGGGGAAGGGCGCCCGCGTGACCTCGACGATGATCCACAACTGGGCGAAGAACATCAGCGTCTTCCCGCGGAGTGCGGCGATCGTTCAGGAGAACGGCAGCTTCACCTCCAACTACGTCTGCATGCAGCCCGTGCGGACCATCCAGATGTACCCGGCCGCCTCCCTGGAGGGGGAGAATGCGAGCGGGCGGTTCAACAGCCTGGTCATCGCCGCTCCCGGCTCCCGGCTGGACCTGGGCTCGCGGGCAGTGCTCGCCGCGCGGGGGACGAGCGCGGACCTGATCACCCGGGCGATCACAACCGGGGGCACGATCATCTCCCGCGGGCACATCCTCGGATCCGTGGAAGGCTCCCGGGGCCACCTGGAGTGCAAGGGCCTGATCCTAAAAGACGGCCGCATCCACGCCATCCCCGAGATCGAGGGGCTGGTCGTCGGCACGGACCTCTCGCACGAGGCCTCGGTGGGCAAGATCGCGCAGGAGGACATCGAGTACCTGATGGCCCGCGGGCTGACCGAGGAGGAGGCCACGGCAACCATTATCCGGGGTTTCCTCGACGTGAAGATCTCCGGTCTCCCCGATCTGCTGCAGAAGCAGATCGACGCGGCCATCGATGCCGCGGAGGCGGGGTTCTAG
- a CDS encoding TIGR01458 family HAD-type hydrolase, protein MLSTGIRALLIDLDGVLYVGRDPVPGAREAIGFLQENGYRYRFVSNTTRKCRAAIARHLQGMGFPVDERQILTPAVAAADRLRRQGVRECFFLTAGDVVRDFESAGIAAGEGADVVVVGDAGDNFTYGSMNRAFRRILDGAEILALEKDRYWMSPEGLALSAGPFVAALEYASGREATLIGKPSEAFFSEALRQISARAEETSMIGDDIVTDVGGAQRCGMQGILVQTGKYRREAAEKCGIVPEAVLPSIASLPAYLR, encoded by the coding sequence GTGTTGAGTACGGGGATCCGGGCGTTGTTGATCGATCTCGATGGAGTGCTGTACGTGGGCCGGGATCCCGTGCCAGGGGCTCGGGAGGCCATCGGATTTTTGCAGGAGAACGGCTACCGCTATCGGTTCGTCTCCAACACCACGCGGAAGTGCCGGGCGGCCATCGCGAGGCACCTTCAGGGGATGGGTTTTCCCGTGGACGAGCGCCAGATTCTCACCCCGGCCGTGGCGGCCGCGGATCGCCTGCGGCGGCAGGGTGTTCGGGAGTGCTTCTTCCTCACCGCCGGCGACGTCGTCCGGGACTTCGAGAGTGCCGGGATCGCAGCCGGGGAGGGTGCGGACGTCGTGGTCGTCGGGGACGCAGGGGACAACTTCACCTACGGGAGCATGAACAGAGCGTTCCGCAGGATCCTGGACGGCGCAGAGATCCTCGCCCTCGAGAAGGACCGCTACTGGATGAGCCCGGAGGGGCTGGCGCTCTCCGCCGGGCCGTTTGTGGCCGCACTCGAGTACGCGAGCGGGAGAGAGGCAACCCTGATCGGGAAACCCTCGGAGGCGTTCTTCTCCGAGGCGCTGCGGCAGATCTCCGCCCGTGCGGAGGAGACCTCCATGATCGGGGACGACATCGTAACGGACGTGGGGGGAGCCCAGCGGTGCGGCATGCAGGGCATCCTGGTGCAGACCGGCAAGTACCGGCGGGAGGCGGCGGAGAAGTGCGGCATCGTGCCGGAGGCGGTCCTCCCCTCTATCGCGAGTCTTCCCGCGTATCTGCGGTGA
- a CDS encoding winged helix-turn-helix transcriptional regulator — translation MNPVEIYNRTGSEIQSVFRSRLQIQIMLSLGEGNKTLADLRTITGSTSQALLPKIRKLESSRFIEAVEHEYRLTPLGRIVEGKMQSLILSGAAIKRHRDFWTSHHLEGIPLPFLQRLGDLYNAQVIADTNVDLFNVYAHFIQLVTEGSRISILSPVTSAGHFEAIAAKVRAGIPVEIIVSADLANKFL, via the coding sequence ATGAACCCCGTTGAGATCTACAACAGAACAGGAAGCGAGATCCAGTCGGTATTCCGCTCTCGTCTGCAGATCCAGATCATGCTCTCACTCGGGGAGGGGAACAAGACCCTTGCCGACCTCCGAACCATAACGGGGAGCACGTCGCAGGCTCTTCTTCCCAAGATCCGCAAACTGGAGTCCAGCCGCTTTATCGAAGCCGTGGAGCACGAGTACCGGCTGACGCCTCTGGGGCGGATCGTAGAGGGCAAGATGCAGAGCCTGATCCTTTCCGGTGCGGCGATCAAACGGCACCGCGACTTCTGGACCTCCCACCACCTGGAGGGGATCCCCCTGCCGTTTCTCCAGAGGCTCGGGGACTTGTACAATGCACAGGTGATTGCAGATACCAACGTGGACCTGTTCAACGTCTATGCACATTTCATTCAGCTGGTAACGGAGGGCAGCCGCATATCGATCCTCTCCCCCGTGACGAGCGCGGGCCATTTCGAGGCGATCGCCGCCAAGGTGAGGGCAGGCATCCCCGTGGAGATCATCGTCAGTGCGGATCTGGCAAACAAGTTCCTCTAG
- a CDS encoding ABC transporter ATP-binding protein, producing the protein MLDIEDLRVHVGEREVLHDIDLHIGKGETHVLMGPNGSGKTTLLFAIMGFSGPRVTRGRILFKGEDITHMPIHERAQRGLGMLFQRPPTIDGLKLGKLLSVTSHMPADAIQEHARELNMENFLERDINKGFSGGEIKRSEVLQLTVQHPDCLLLDEPESGVDLENISLMGSAIARLLDKDKHILHRTKSGLIITHTGYILDYIEADVGHVLCEGEIRCHGNPREILKMIKEHGYKECMVCQQML; encoded by the coding sequence ATGCTCGACATCGAAGACCTGCGGGTTCACGTGGGGGAGAGAGAGGTACTCCACGACATCGACCTGCATATCGGGAAGGGAGAGACCCACGTGCTGATGGGCCCCAACGGCTCCGGGAAGACCACGCTTCTGTTTGCCATCATGGGATTCTCCGGTCCCCGCGTGACCCGGGGACGGATCCTCTTCAAAGGCGAGGATATCACCCATATGCCCATCCACGAACGGGCGCAGCGGGGCCTCGGCATGCTCTTCCAGCGCCCGCCCACCATCGACGGCCTCAAGCTCGGCAAGCTCCTCTCCGTCACATCGCACATGCCCGCGGACGCGATCCAGGAGCACGCCCGCGAGCTCAACATGGAGAATTTCCTGGAGCGGGACATCAACAAGGGGTTCTCGGGGGGCGAGATCAAGCGGAGCGAGGTGCTGCAGCTGACGGTCCAGCACCCCGACTGCCTCCTCCTGGACGAGCCGGAGAGCGGGGTGGATCTCGAGAACATCTCCCTGATGGGGAGCGCCATCGCCCGCCTCCTGGACAAGGACAAGCACATCCTGCACCGCACCAAGAGCGGGCTCATCATCACCCACACCGGCTACATCCTGGACTACATCGAGGCCGACGTGGGGCACGTCCTCTGCGAGGGCGAGATCCGCTGCCACGGCAACCCCCGCGAGATCCTGAAGATGATAAAAGAGCACGGCTACAAGGAGTGTATGGTATGCCAGCAGATGCTGTAG
- a CDS encoding cyclase family protein — protein MRFFDATRPLAGDTAVFPGDPEIRFAVHDSGASRITELHLSTHSGTHIDAPLHFLEGGAPIDRVPFSSLVGPCRVLDLRHVERRIGPEDLEGRLAGARKVLLKTWYSERRWFTPEYPHLAPAAASCAVQAGIDCLGIDSPSVEGMDGSGRVHRTLLSRGVAIIEMLDLSGIAEGDYWLIALPLRLTGLDGSPARVVLVQGAPGGEEARHAAAE, from the coding sequence ATGAGGTTCTTCGACGCGACGCGCCCTCTCGCCGGGGATACGGCGGTCTTCCCCGGCGATCCGGAGATCCGCTTCGCGGTGCACGATTCGGGCGCCAGCCGGATCACGGAGCTGCACCTGTCCACGCACTCCGGCACCCACATCGACGCCCCGCTCCACTTCCTGGAGGGCGGGGCGCCCATCGACCGTGTGCCCTTCTCCTCGCTCGTCGGGCCCTGCCGGGTGCTCGATCTCCGCCACGTCGAACGCCGCATCGGCCCCGAAGATCTCGAGGGGCGGCTGGCGGGTGCGCGGAAGGTTCTCCTGAAGACATGGTACTCGGAACGGCGCTGGTTCACGCCGGAATACCCTCACCTCGCCCCGGCAGCCGCTTCCTGCGCGGTCCAGGCGGGCATCGACTGCCTGGGGATCGACTCGCCCTCCGTCGAGGGGATGGACGGCAGCGGACGGGTGCACCGCACGCTCCTCTCCCGCGGGGTCGCGATTATCGAGATGCTGGACCTGAGCGGGATCGCGGAGGGCGACTACTGGCTGATCGCCCTCCCCCTCCGCCTGACGGGCCTGGACGGCTCGCCCGCCCGCGTGGTGCTCGTTCAGGGGGCTCCGGGCGGGGAGGAGGCGCGGCATGCCGCTGCTGAATGA
- a CDS encoding type 1 glutamine amidotransferase: MIAILQHGPEEPPALIQEILRERGELHACIPLYDTNEVPALDAGGVIVLGGQMSANDEQDHPFLKPEKELIRDCVRSGRAVLGVCLGAQLIAGAAGARVYGGTREAGWRAVERVGADAFAVPERCMVFEWHCETFDLPQGARLLYRGSAVGNQAFTLGSAIGVQFHMEVTGDLIRRWIRDLKPGERDAILRETERYLQQSQDLCRKFVDAFIRRC, encoded by the coding sequence ATGATCGCCATCCTCCAGCACGGGCCGGAAGAGCCTCCCGCTCTCATCCAGGAGATCCTGCGGGAGCGGGGAGAACTGCATGCGTGCATCCCGCTCTACGATACGAACGAGGTTCCCGCCCTCGATGCCGGCGGCGTGATCGTCCTGGGCGGGCAGATGAGCGCGAACGACGAGCAGGATCATCCCTTCCTGAAGCCGGAGAAGGAGCTCATCCGGGACTGCGTCCGCAGCGGCAGGGCGGTGCTCGGGGTATGCCTGGGTGCCCAGCTGATTGCAGGCGCCGCGGGAGCACGGGTGTACGGCGGAACACGGGAGGCGGGGTGGAGAGCGGTGGAGCGGGTCGGGGCGGACGCCTTCGCCGTCCCGGAGCGCTGCATGGTCTTCGAATGGCATTGCGAGACCTTCGATCTTCCGCAGGGTGCACGCCTGCTCTACCGCGGCAGTGCCGTCGGGAACCAGGCGTTCACCCTTGGATCCGCGATCGGGGTTCAGTTCCACATGGAGGTGACGGGAGACCTCATCCGGCGGTGGATCCGTGATCTCAAGCCGGGCGAGCGCGATGCCATCCTGCGAGAGACGGAGCGGTACCTGCAGCAGAGCCAGGATCTCTGCAGGAAGTTCGTGGATGCGTTCATACGGAGGTGTTGA
- a CDS encoding DUF1724 domain-containing protein has protein sequence MQEFQKYPNGRLYILESPLKVGLTVTDKGLSLGLYKPDGIAYDTTTDLFSFDPDAIRWAQDLFNYFKERSRRFSA, from the coding sequence ATGCAGGAGTTCCAGAAGTATCCGAACGGAAGACTCTATATCCTGGAGAGTCCCCTGAAGGTGGGGCTTACGGTGACGGATAAGGGGCTGTCCCTGGGTCTCTACAAACCGGATGGCATTGCCTACGATACGACGACGGACCTCTTCAGCTTCGATCCGGATGCCATTCGCTGGGCACAGGATCTGTTCAACTATTTCAAGGAGAGGTCCCGTCGGTTCTCGGCCTAG
- a CDS encoding site-specific DNA-methyltransferase: protein MRPEKVRDKPAKERIRKGTKGANQAVPSPESRDILPFVNAIVCGDAVTVLSALPGGCVDLIITSPPYNFGHAYAQDPHSDTREWNEYFEKLGAVWTECYRILRPGGRLAVNVQPLFSDYIPTHHILSRQLLDRGFLWKAEILWEKHNYNAKYTAWGSWRSPSMPYLKYTWEFIEVFDKETHKKSGRREDIDITDAEFKEWVIARWSFPPEIRMKHYGHPAMFPEELPRRLMKLFSYRGDIVLDPFNGAGTTTAVARRLGRRFIGIDLSPEYCETALRRLHAADDPADTAAPPPRMFRWEDGGGITADTREDSR from the coding sequence ATGCGGCCCGAGAAGGTGAGGGACAAACCCGCCAAAGAGCGGATCCGGAAGGGCACCAAGGGAGCCAACCAGGCAGTGCCGAGCCCGGAATCCCGCGACATCCTGCCCTTCGTCAACGCCATCGTCTGCGGGGACGCAGTAACTGTTCTCTCCGCCCTCCCCGGCGGATGTGTCGACCTCATCATCACCTCCCCGCCCTACAACTTCGGGCACGCCTACGCCCAGGATCCCCACAGCGATACGAGGGAGTGGAACGAGTACTTCGAGAAGCTGGGCGCCGTATGGACGGAGTGCTACCGCATCCTGAGACCGGGCGGGCGGCTCGCGGTCAACGTCCAGCCGCTCTTCTCCGACTATATCCCGACGCACCATATCCTCTCACGGCAGCTGCTCGACCGGGGCTTTCTCTGGAAGGCCGAGATCCTCTGGGAGAAGCACAACTACAACGCCAAGTACACCGCCTGGGGGAGCTGGAGGTCCCCCTCCATGCCCTACCTGAAGTACACCTGGGAGTTCATCGAGGTCTTCGACAAGGAGACGCACAAGAAGAGCGGTCGCCGGGAGGATATCGACATCACGGACGCCGAGTTCAAGGAATGGGTGATCGCCCGCTGGTCCTTCCCTCCCGAGATCCGCATGAAGCACTACGGGCATCCGGCCATGTTCCCGGAGGAGCTGCCCCGCCGGCTCATGAAGCTCTTCTCCTACCGCGGCGACATCGTCCTGGATCCTTTCAACGGAGCCGGTACCACGACGGCGGTGGCCCGCCGCCTGGGTCGGCGGTTCATCGGCATCGATCTCTCTCCGGAGTACTGCGAGACGGCGCTGCGGCGGCTGCACGCTGCGGACGATCCCGCGGACACCGCCGCCCCGCCGCCGCGGATGTTCCGCTGGGAGGACGGCGGTGGGATCACCGCAGATACGCGGGAAGACTCGCGATAG